The following coding sequences are from one Microbacterium sp. SORGH_AS_0969 window:
- a CDS encoding PH domain-containing protein — MTQPTSYGGRPRMPAPGAAAPELRIARIHAHARRLVWSAMVLIGVAGATAYFYDNLPAPFENWMLVSAAAAIVLLLVVVPYLVWLSHTWTITTRRVIERSGFFGSRSQEISHVRGYSIQMRRGVLQRLWGAGTLTLSNGVEPPLRLKNVPNAVLLHETLVDQVEVNQILAHRDSQAFGSGAVGL; from the coding sequence GTGACCCAGCCGACCAGCTACGGAGGGCGCCCGCGTATGCCGGCGCCGGGTGCCGCAGCGCCCGAGCTGCGCATCGCGCGGATCCACGCGCACGCGCGACGTCTCGTGTGGTCGGCGATGGTGCTGATCGGCGTCGCCGGCGCGACGGCGTACTTCTACGACAATCTGCCCGCGCCGTTCGAGAACTGGATGCTGGTGAGCGCGGCGGCCGCGATCGTGCTGCTGCTCGTCGTGGTCCCCTACCTCGTCTGGCTGTCGCACACGTGGACGATCACGACCCGTCGCGTGATCGAGCGCTCGGGCTTCTTCGGCTCGCGCAGCCAGGAGATCTCGCACGTGCGCGGGTACTCGATCCAGATGCGCCGTGGCGTGCTGCAGCGCCTGTGGGGTGCGGGGACGCTGACGCTGTCGAACGGTGTCGAGCCCCCGTTGCGGTTGAAGAACGTCCCGAACGCCGTGCTGCTGCACGAGACCCTGGTCGACCAGGTCGAGGTCAACCAGATCCTCGCTCACCGCGACTCCCAGGCGTTCGGCTCCGGCGCGGTCGGTCTCTGA
- a CDS encoding biotin--[acetyl-CoA-carboxylase] ligase produces the protein MPIPEAGYPRTAAVSPRVQVVETTGSTNADVVAAVTADPAGWPHLSLLVTRDQRAGRGRLDRTWTAPAGTAIAVSVVVDASRVPLPLRGWIPLVAGAAMTRAVRAQLGGHGGAVELKWPNDVLVEGGKICGILAEAVPGTFDTVVVGAGVNTRMSRADLPVATATSFAALGAECDEDQLLADYVSGLSESLAALAAGQEERVHGDVEKLCATVGREVSVSLPDGTTLSGRATRLDETGRLVVEAGTIVEAVSAGDVVHVR, from the coding sequence ATGCCGATCCCCGAAGCCGGATACCCGCGGACCGCCGCCGTCAGCCCCCGCGTCCAGGTGGTCGAGACCACCGGTTCCACCAATGCCGATGTTGTCGCGGCCGTGACGGCGGACCCGGCCGGCTGGCCGCACCTCTCTCTCCTCGTCACGCGCGACCAGCGCGCGGGGCGCGGGCGCCTCGATCGCACGTGGACCGCGCCCGCGGGAACCGCGATCGCCGTCTCGGTCGTCGTGGACGCCTCCCGCGTGCCGCTGCCGCTGCGGGGCTGGATTCCGCTGGTGGCCGGGGCGGCGATGACCCGCGCGGTGCGTGCGCAGCTCGGCGGGCACGGCGGCGCAGTGGAGTTGAAGTGGCCGAACGACGTGCTCGTGGAGGGCGGCAAGATCTGCGGCATCCTGGCCGAAGCCGTGCCCGGAACCTTCGACACCGTGGTGGTCGGAGCGGGAGTGAACACCCGCATGAGCCGCGCGGATCTTCCCGTGGCGACCGCGACGTCGTTCGCGGCGCTCGGGGCGGAGTGCGACGAGGACCAGCTGCTGGCGGACTACGTCTCGGGGCTCTCGGAGTCGCTCGCGGCTCTCGCGGCCGGGCAGGAGGAACGCGTGCACGGCGACGTCGAGAAGCTCTGTGCGACGGTCGGCCGCGAGGTGTCGGTCTCGCTGCCCGACGGGACGACGCTGTCGGGCCGCGCGACGCGGCTCGACGAGACGGGCCGACTCGTCGTGGAGGCGGGGACGATCGTCGAGGCGGTGTCGGCGGGCGACGTGGTGCACGTGCGCTGA
- a CDS encoding acyl-CoA carboxylase subunit beta translates to MTDQPDLFTTAGKIADLRTRYQEAVVDAEAAARDKQHAKGKLTARERIEMLVDPGSFVEIDEYVRHRTTAFGMDKSRPYGDSVVTGTGTIHGRTVAVYAQDFSTFGGSLGEVAGDKIIKVMELALRSGIPIIGILDSGGARIQEGVVALGKYGEIFRLNTAASGVIPQISLIMGPAAGGAVYSPALTDFVIMVDKTSQMFVTGPDVIKTVTGEDVGMEELGGALTHNSRSGVAHYLADDEDDAIDYARTLIGYLPDNNLAEIPVYETPFEFETTDADRSLNTIIPDSPNQPYDIHTVISGIVDPSTGSGTGEFLEVQPLFAPNIVIGFGRIEGRTVGIIANQPSQMAGTLNIDAGEKASRFVRFCDAFSIPIVTLVDVPGYLPGTDQEWTGVIRRGAKLLYAYAEATVPLVTVILRKAYGGAYIVMGSKQLGADINLAWPTAEIAVMGGQGAVNILYRGEIKRAEEAGEDVAAVRTRLANEYTYNVASPFLAAERGELDGIIEPAQTRVSIAKALRALRNKRASLPAKKHGNIPL, encoded by the coding sequence GTGACCGACCAGCCCGATCTCTTCACCACCGCCGGCAAGATCGCCGACCTGCGCACCCGGTACCAGGAAGCGGTCGTCGACGCCGAAGCCGCCGCCCGCGACAAGCAGCACGCGAAGGGCAAGCTCACCGCCCGCGAGCGCATCGAGATGCTTGTCGATCCGGGCTCGTTCGTCGAGATCGACGAGTACGTGCGCCACCGCACCACGGCCTTCGGCATGGACAAGTCCCGTCCCTACGGCGACTCGGTCGTGACGGGCACGGGCACGATCCACGGCCGCACCGTCGCGGTCTACGCGCAGGACTTCTCGACCTTCGGCGGCTCGCTCGGCGAGGTCGCCGGCGACAAGATCATCAAGGTCATGGAACTCGCGCTGCGCAGCGGCATCCCGATCATCGGCATCCTGGACTCCGGCGGCGCGCGCATCCAGGAGGGCGTGGTCGCCCTCGGCAAGTACGGCGAGATCTTCCGCCTGAACACGGCGGCCTCCGGCGTGATCCCGCAGATCTCGCTCATCATGGGCCCCGCCGCGGGCGGCGCGGTGTACTCCCCCGCGCTCACCGACTTCGTCATCATGGTCGACAAGACCAGCCAGATGTTCGTCACCGGGCCGGACGTCATCAAGACCGTGACCGGCGAAGACGTCGGCATGGAAGAGCTGGGGGGCGCGCTCACCCACAACAGCCGGTCGGGCGTCGCGCACTACCTCGCCGACGACGAGGACGACGCGATCGACTACGCGCGCACGCTGATCGGCTACCTGCCCGACAACAACCTCGCCGAGATCCCGGTCTACGAGACACCGTTCGAGTTCGAGACGACGGATGCCGATCGCTCGCTGAACACGATCATCCCCGACTCCCCCAACCAGCCCTACGACATCCACACGGTGATCTCGGGGATCGTGGACCCTTCGACAGGCTCAGGGACCGGAGAGTTCTTGGAGGTGCAGCCGCTGTTCGCCCCGAACATCGTCATCGGCTTCGGGCGGATCGAGGGGCGCACCGTCGGCATCATCGCCAACCAGCCCTCGCAGATGGCCGGCACGCTGAACATCGACGCCGGCGAGAAGGCCTCGCGATTCGTGCGCTTCTGCGACGCGTTCTCGATCCCGATCGTGACGCTCGTCGACGTGCCCGGCTACCTCCCCGGCACCGATCAGGAGTGGACCGGCGTCATCCGCCGCGGCGCGAAGCTGCTCTACGCCTACGCCGAGGCCACCGTGCCGCTGGTGACCGTGATCCTGCGCAAGGCCTACGGCGGTGCGTACATCGTCATGGGCTCGAAGCAGCTCGGTGCCGACATCAACCTCGCGTGGCCCACGGCCGAGATCGCCGTCATGGGCGGGCAGGGCGCGGTCAACATCCTCTACCGCGGCGAGATCAAGCGCGCCGAAGAGGCGGGCGAAGACGTCGCCGCGGTGCGCACGCGCCTCGCGAACGAGTACACCTACAACGTGGCATCCCCGTTCCTCGCGGCCGAGCGCGGCGAGCTCGACGGGATCATCGAGCCCGCGCAGACGCGCGTGTCGATCGCCAAGGCGCTGCGGGCGCTGCGGAACAAGCGCGCGAGCCTGCCCGCGAAGAAGCACGGGAACATCCCGCTGTGA
- a CDS encoding acyl-CoA carboxylase subunit epsilon encodes MSENAPLDPPEAVARVVRGTPTPEELAAAIVVVGEAYARERADATAPEATARSSWELSARGLRAPLNRDAGWRGFTG; translated from the coding sequence GTGAGCGAGAACGCACCGCTGGACCCGCCCGAAGCCGTCGCGCGCGTCGTGCGCGGCACTCCCACGCCCGAGGAGCTCGCAGCGGCGATCGTCGTGGTGGGCGAGGCCTACGCGCGGGAGAGGGCGGATGCCACGGCCCCCGAGGCCACGGCGCGGTCGAGCTGGGAGCTGTCCGCGCGGGGTCTGCGCGCCCCGCTGAACCGCGACGCCGGTTGGCGCGGGTTCACCGGCTGA
- a CDS encoding sensor histidine kinase, with amino-acid sequence MPENLRSEAQRTVLEEAWGRIPHSRESSDDPGSFTQKRIERVLTIFVGPASLALGSQALVAAFGRADERDGWHLPLVLGVFVPLAAMIVACAVGRFARLFTGLFAVVFMAALALWPLATAGGPPPSPLENPWIFYLINVATVAAVVAFPMSLQIVWTVAAPLLFGVVRLIQAGGRSEFFVPVALDVSFALILGSVLVTLVWMYRSIAAHVDETRAQAVSSYAEAAATAATENERVAVAALMHDSVLGALLAAERASTPRERTLAVSMAREALTRLANAEKDALEGSDAPVDAARLADDIEASARDFGVNLTVRRRLEDATPRVPGRVARALVLAAMQAVANAVQHAEARGLAVEVSGYADPGSVVVRVRDAGAGFDLDAIPADRLGIRGSIMARVTAVGGRSDIESGPSGTTVTLEWESGDRW; translated from the coding sequence ATGCCTGAGAACCTCCGCTCGGAGGCCCAGCGGACGGTTCTCGAAGAGGCCTGGGGGAGGATTCCGCACTCGCGCGAATCCAGCGACGACCCCGGCTCGTTCACCCAGAAGCGCATCGAACGCGTCCTGACGATCTTCGTCGGCCCTGCCTCGCTCGCCCTCGGGTCCCAAGCGCTCGTCGCGGCGTTCGGCCGGGCCGACGAGCGCGACGGCTGGCACCTCCCGTTGGTGCTCGGGGTGTTCGTGCCGCTCGCCGCGATGATCGTGGCGTGCGCGGTGGGGCGGTTCGCTCGGCTGTTCACCGGACTGTTCGCCGTCGTCTTCATGGCCGCTCTGGCGCTCTGGCCCCTCGCGACAGCCGGAGGGCCACCTCCGTCGCCGTTGGAGAACCCCTGGATCTTCTACCTGATCAACGTCGCGACGGTGGCGGCCGTGGTCGCCTTCCCGATGTCGCTGCAGATCGTCTGGACGGTTGCCGCTCCTCTTCTCTTCGGTGTGGTGCGGCTGATCCAGGCCGGCGGCCGCAGCGAGTTCTTCGTCCCCGTCGCCCTCGACGTCTCATTCGCCTTGATCCTCGGCAGCGTCCTGGTGACGTTGGTCTGGATGTACCGCTCGATCGCCGCTCACGTCGACGAGACGCGCGCGCAGGCGGTGTCGAGCTACGCCGAGGCGGCCGCCACGGCAGCGACGGAGAACGAGCGCGTGGCGGTCGCCGCTCTCATGCACGACAGCGTTCTGGGAGCGCTCCTCGCGGCTGAGCGGGCCTCGACGCCTCGTGAACGCACGCTCGCGGTGAGCATGGCGCGGGAGGCGCTGACCCGCCTCGCGAACGCCGAGAAGGACGCCCTCGAGGGCAGCGACGCGCCGGTGGATGCCGCGCGCCTCGCCGACGACATCGAGGCGTCCGCACGCGACTTCGGAGTGAACCTCACCGTTCGACGGCGATTGGAGGATGCCACGCCGCGTGTCCCCGGACGCGTCGCGCGCGCGCTCGTCCTCGCGGCCATGCAGGCCGTCGCCAATGCCGTGCAGCACGCCGAAGCCCGAGGGCTCGCGGTGGAGGTGTCGGGCTACGCCGATCCCGGGAGCGTCGTCGTACGGGTGCGTGACGCGGGTGCCGGGTTCGACCTCGACGCGATCCCGGCGGATCGCCTCGGCATCCGCGGATCGATCATGGCGCGCGTGACGGCGGTGGGAGGACGCTCGGACATCGAGTCCGGGCCCTCGGGCACGACCGTGACGCTCGAGTGGGAGAGCGGGGACCGCTGGTGA
- a CDS encoding response regulator transcription factor, translated as MTRVALIDDHESVRLGLEAALTQTAATEVVFSGANVAAYLDWRRAAVQSPADVVVLDLTLGDGTTVSENVDRVVRDGSSVIIHSVADRPAAVREALAAGAAGIVSKSSPTHEVLGAIRTVARGDLLDNVEWASAVEGDRAFADAQLSAREREVLRLYAAGLPLKAVAERLGVAYSTAKENITRVRVKYVEVGRPAPTKVDLLRRAMEDGILQDAPEAGNDA; from the coding sequence ATGACGCGCGTCGCCCTCATCGATGATCACGAGTCGGTTCGTCTCGGTCTCGAGGCGGCGCTGACCCAGACCGCCGCGACCGAAGTCGTGTTCTCGGGCGCGAACGTCGCCGCGTACCTCGACTGGCGTCGCGCAGCGGTCCAGTCCCCGGCCGACGTCGTGGTTCTCGACCTCACCCTCGGCGACGGCACGACCGTCTCCGAGAACGTCGACCGGGTCGTGCGCGACGGCTCGAGCGTGATCATCCACAGCGTCGCCGACCGCCCGGCGGCCGTGCGCGAGGCCCTCGCCGCGGGAGCGGCCGGCATCGTGAGCAAATCGTCGCCGACGCACGAGGTGCTCGGGGCGATCAGGACGGTTGCTCGCGGCGACCTGCTCGACAACGTCGAATGGGCCAGTGCCGTCGAGGGCGACCGCGCCTTCGCGGACGCTCAGCTCTCCGCTCGCGAGCGAGAGGTGCTGCGCCTGTACGCGGCGGGACTGCCGCTCAAAGCCGTCGCGGAGCGACTCGGCGTCGCGTACTCCACCGCGAAGGAGAACATCACGCGGGTCCGCGTGAAGTACGTCGAGGTCGGCCGTCCCGCCCCGACGAAGGTCGACCTGCTGCGGCGGGCGATGGAGGACGGCATCCTGCAAGACGCCCCCGAAGCCGGGAACGATGCCTGA
- a CDS encoding class I SAM-dependent RNA methyltransferase, with translation MHDGDLIDLDITGIAHGGVFVGRHEGRVVFVPDTLPGERVRARVTDTRKKAFWRADAVEVLEAAPERRRHVWAAADIDVAPEDRPGGAEFGHIELGHQRRLKERVIREALERVGKLDLSVDVRPAGVPGDAENADGTGWRTRLSLHVDDEGRIGPFAARSHRVIETPDLPLATAEVARAAAAVRGARPGRVDLVQPADGRVRVLARPDGDRSRPTPEVVEERVGERLFRVDAGGFWQVHRLAARTLTSLVRDELTAAGGVDPEGLHLDLYGGVGLFAATLAELGGSSTRVISVESDPRATEHAGENLAEWIGARAETARADRFVASLAAGASERERERLSHGVVLLDPPRAGAGREVVEGIAALTPSTVVYVACDPVALSRDLATFAEHGYVAANGIRGVDLFPHTHHVEAVVVLRR, from the coding sequence ATGCACGACGGCGACCTCATCGATCTCGACATCACCGGCATCGCCCACGGGGGAGTGTTCGTCGGCCGGCACGAGGGCCGCGTGGTCTTCGTTCCCGACACCCTTCCCGGGGAGCGCGTCCGGGCGCGCGTCACCGACACGCGCAAGAAGGCGTTCTGGCGGGCCGACGCCGTCGAGGTGCTCGAGGCGGCTCCCGAGCGTCGGCGGCACGTCTGGGCGGCGGCCGACATCGACGTGGCGCCCGAGGACCGTCCCGGTGGGGCGGAGTTCGGACACATCGAGCTCGGGCATCAACGACGGCTGAAAGAGCGCGTGATCCGCGAGGCTCTCGAACGCGTGGGCAAGCTCGACCTCTCGGTCGACGTGCGCCCGGCCGGCGTCCCCGGCGATGCAGAGAACGCGGACGGCACGGGCTGGCGCACGCGCCTCAGCCTGCATGTCGACGACGAGGGCCGGATCGGCCCGTTCGCTGCGCGCTCGCATCGGGTCATCGAGACCCCCGACCTGCCCTTGGCGACGGCCGAGGTCGCGCGGGCCGCCGCCGCTGTGCGCGGAGCGCGACCCGGCCGTGTCGACCTCGTGCAGCCGGCCGACGGGCGCGTGCGGGTGCTGGCGCGTCCGGACGGCGACCGCTCGCGTCCGACCCCCGAGGTCGTCGAGGAGCGGGTCGGCGAGCGCCTGTTCCGGGTGGATGCGGGAGGTTTCTGGCAGGTGCACCGGCTCGCCGCGCGGACCCTGACCAGTCTCGTCAGAGACGAGCTGACGGCGGCGGGGGGAGTCGACCCCGAGGGGCTCCATCTCGACCTCTACGGCGGTGTCGGCCTGTTCGCGGCGACGCTCGCCGAACTGGGCGGTTCGTCGACGCGGGTGATCAGCGTCGAGTCCGACCCGCGCGCGACCGAGCACGCTGGCGAGAACCTCGCGGAGTGGATCGGGGCGCGGGCCGAGACCGCCCGGGCGGATCGTTTCGTCGCGTCGCTCGCCGCCGGCGCGTCGGAGCGGGAGCGCGAGCGTCTCTCCCACGGCGTCGTCCTGCTCGATCCGCCCCGCGCGGGGGCCGGGCGCGAGGTCGTCGAGGGCATCGCGGCGCTGACACCGTCGACGGTGGTGTACGTCGCGTGCGACCCCGTCGCGCTCTCGCGCGACCTGGCCACCTTCGCCGAACACGGCTACGTCGCCGCGAACGGCATCCGCGGCGTCGATCTCTTCCCTCACACCCACCACGTCGAAGCGGTCGTCGTTCTGCGCCGATGA
- a CDS encoding nucleoside triphosphate pyrophosphatase, with translation MRVCLASTSPARLMLLRQAGIEPEARAPRVDEEAVIAEVEEADGRRLPAPEHVLLLARRKAADVAFRLHEEDPSFDGVVIGGDSMFELGDEILGKPYTPEAATERWRGMRGRTGVLHSGHSVFRVTPGAAPTEAHAVAEASVTFAADVDDDEIAAYVASGEPLLVAGAFTVDSLGGAFIERVEGDPSTVVGMSLSTVRRLVRELGVSWTDLWNRS, from the coding sequence ATGCGCGTGTGCTTGGCATCCACTTCTCCCGCTCGTCTCATGCTCCTGCGGCAGGCGGGCATCGAGCCCGAGGCGCGAGCGCCCCGGGTCGACGAGGAGGCGGTGATCGCGGAGGTCGAGGAAGCGGACGGTCGGCGCCTTCCCGCTCCCGAGCACGTGCTGCTCCTCGCGCGACGCAAGGCCGCCGATGTCGCCTTCCGTCTGCACGAGGAGGACCCGAGCTTCGACGGCGTGGTGATCGGCGGCGACTCGATGTTCGAACTCGGCGACGAGATCCTCGGCAAGCCCTACACGCCCGAAGCTGCGACGGAGCGCTGGCGCGGAATGAGGGGGCGGACGGGCGTGCTGCATTCCGGACACAGCGTGTTCCGCGTCACCCCCGGCGCTGCGCCGACCGAGGCGCACGCGGTCGCCGAGGCGAGCGTGACCTTCGCGGCCGACGTCGACGACGACGAGATCGCCGCCTATGTCGCCAGCGGCGAGCCGCTGCTGGTCGCCGGGGCGTTCACCGTGGACAGTCTCGGCGGCGCTTTCATCGAGCGAGTCGAGGGCGATCCGTCGACCGTCGTCGGAATGTCGCTGTCGACGGTGCGCCGACTCGTCCGCGAGCTCGGGGTCTCGTGGACGGACCTCTGGAATCGTTCGTAG
- a CDS encoding biotin carboxylase N-terminal domain-containing protein, with translation MPKIAKVLVANRGEIAVRVIRAARDSGKASVAVYADQDRDALHTRLADEAYALDGSTSADTYLSIEKILSVARRSGADAVHPGYGFLAENADFARAVIAAGLVWIGPSPDAIEALGDKVTARHVAEKVGAPLAPGTPGPVSGADEVIAFAEQVGLPIAIKAAYGGGGRGLKVARELDEVAEMFESATREAVAAFGRGECFVEKYLDKPRHVETQCLADAAGNVVVVSTRDCSLQRRHQKLVEEAPAPFLSDEQNAILYSASKAILKEVGYVGAGTCEFLIGADGTISFLEVNTRLQVEHPVSEEVTGIDLVREQFRLAEGEELGYDDPAPTGHSIEFRINGEDPGRGFLPQPGPIHVFKTFGGPGIRLDSGVTAGDSVSGAFDSLLAKIIVTGRDRAEALERSRRALDEFEVAGMPTVLPFHRKVVRDPAFTAENGEFGVYTRWIETEFVNDIPAWDGELEAPAEEQGRHTVVVEVGGKRLEVSLPDRIAAPAAKPGRPAAAPPSRRSHAASPTAGATGDAVKSPMQATIVKVAVEEGQQVVKGDLVVVLEAMKMEQPIQAHKDGTIAGIDANPGTTVSAGHQLLLIS, from the coding sequence ATGCCGAAGATCGCCAAGGTCCTTGTCGCCAACCGCGGCGAGATCGCCGTCCGAGTCATCCGCGCCGCCCGAGATTCGGGCAAGGCCTCCGTCGCCGTCTACGCCGATCAGGACCGCGACGCCCTGCACACCCGCCTGGCTGACGAGGCGTACGCCCTCGACGGCTCCACGAGCGCCGACACCTACCTGTCGATCGAGAAGATCCTCTCGGTCGCCCGTCGTTCCGGTGCCGACGCCGTGCACCCCGGCTACGGCTTCCTCGCCGAGAACGCCGACTTCGCTCGCGCCGTCATCGCCGCGGGTCTGGTCTGGATCGGCCCCTCGCCCGACGCGATCGAAGCGCTCGGCGACAAGGTGACCGCGCGTCACGTCGCCGAGAAGGTCGGCGCCCCGCTCGCCCCCGGCACCCCCGGCCCCGTCTCGGGTGCCGACGAGGTGATCGCGTTCGCCGAGCAGGTCGGCCTCCCCATCGCCATCAAGGCCGCCTACGGCGGAGGCGGACGCGGTCTCAAGGTCGCCCGCGAGCTCGACGAGGTCGCCGAGATGTTCGAGTCGGCCACGCGAGAGGCCGTCGCGGCGTTCGGCCGCGGCGAGTGCTTCGTCGAGAAGTACCTCGACAAGCCGCGCCACGTCGAGACGCAGTGCCTCGCGGATGCCGCCGGCAACGTCGTGGTCGTCTCCACGCGCGACTGCTCGCTGCAGCGCCGCCACCAGAAGCTCGTTGAGGAGGCCCCGGCGCCGTTCCTCAGCGACGAGCAGAACGCCATCCTCTACTCGGCGTCGAAGGCCATCCTCAAGGAGGTCGGCTATGTCGGCGCCGGGACCTGCGAGTTCCTCATCGGCGCCGACGGCACGATCTCGTTCCTCGAGGTGAACACGCGCCTCCAGGTCGAGCACCCCGTCTCCGAAGAGGTCACGGGCATCGACCTGGTGCGCGAGCAGTTCCGCCTCGCCGAGGGCGAGGAGCTCGGGTACGACGACCCCGCACCCACGGGCCACTCGATCGAGTTCCGCATCAACGGCGAAGACCCGGGCCGGGGCTTCCTTCCGCAGCCCGGCCCGATCCACGTCTTCAAGACGTTCGGCGGCCCCGGCATCCGTCTCGACTCCGGGGTGACCGCGGGCGACAGCGTCTCGGGAGCCTTCGACTCGCTGCTCGCAAAGATCATCGTGACCGGCCGCGACCGCGCCGAGGCGCTCGAGCGCTCGCGCCGCGCCCTCGACGAGTTCGAGGTCGCCGGCATGCCGACCGTGCTGCCCTTCCACCGCAAGGTCGTGCGCGACCCCGCATTCACCGCCGAGAACGGCGAGTTCGGCGTGTACACGCGCTGGATCGAGACCGAGTTCGTGAACGACATCCCCGCGTGGGACGGCGAGCTCGAGGCCCCCGCCGAGGAGCAGGGTCGGCACACCGTCGTCGTCGAAGTCGGCGGCAAGCGCCTCGAGGTCAGTCTCCCCGACCGCATCGCGGCTCCCGCAGCCAAGCCCGGGCGTCCGGCCGCCGCCCCGCCGTCGCGGCGCTCGCACGCAGCCTCCCCCACCGCCGGCGCCACCGGCGATGCGGTGAAGTCGCCCATGCAAGCCACGATCGTCAAGGTCGCCGTCGAAGAGGGACAGCAGGTCGTCAAGGGCGACCTCGTGGTCGTGCTCGAGGCGATGAAGATGGAGCAGCCCATCCAGGCGCACAAGGACGGCACGATCGCCGGCATCGACGCGAACCCCGGCACGACGGTGTCGGCGGGCCACCAGCTGCTGCTCATCAGCTGA
- a CDS encoding NAD(P)H-quinone dehydrogenase, with product MDAMVQSFERKQSVAIVGGGPGGYEAALSAAQLGADVTLVERAGVGGSAVITDVVPSKTLIATADAAVAIRNASELGVQLFARDDRGKPLTPEVAINLAAVNQRLLSLARQQSDDMRASLLEAGVRIIAGHGRLDGPGAVVVSTEAGGTDFDRIEAETLVVSVGASPRELPSAKPDGERILTWTQLYNMKSVPTHLIVVGSGVTGAEFASAYMNLGAKVTLVSSRDQVLPGEDQDAAAVLERVFQRGGMTLLAKARADSVVNTGDGVTVTLADGRTIEGSHCLMAVGSIPNTAGIGLAEAGVQMTSSGHIRVNRVARTSVPNIYAAGDCTNFFPLASVASMQGRQAIFHALGDIVIPLETRRITANIFTAPEIATVGFSEQDVVDGKIAGVVKKLPLSANPRAKMQGITDGFVKLIARKGSGTVMGGVIVGPKASELIYPLAIAVERRLTVDQVARVFAVYPSLTSSITDAARAMHIVDRDDPGED from the coding sequence ATGGATGCCATGGTGCAGAGCTTCGAGCGCAAGCAGTCCGTCGCGATCGTCGGCGGTGGCCCCGGCGGCTACGAAGCGGCTCTCTCGGCCGCCCAGTTGGGCGCCGACGTGACTCTGGTGGAACGGGCGGGCGTGGGCGGCTCGGCCGTCATCACCGACGTCGTGCCGTCGAAGACACTCATCGCGACCGCCGATGCGGCCGTCGCCATCCGCAACGCCAGCGAGCTCGGCGTGCAGCTCTTCGCGCGCGACGACCGGGGCAAGCCCCTCACCCCCGAGGTCGCGATCAACCTCGCGGCGGTCAACCAGCGCCTTCTCTCGCTCGCTCGGCAGCAGTCCGACGACATGCGGGCGTCGCTGCTCGAGGCGGGCGTCCGCATCATCGCGGGTCACGGACGGCTGGACGGTCCGGGCGCCGTGGTCGTGTCGACCGAGGCCGGCGGCACCGACTTCGACCGCATCGAGGCCGAGACCCTCGTCGTCTCGGTGGGGGCCTCGCCGCGCGAGCTGCCCTCGGCCAAGCCCGACGGCGAGCGCATCCTCACGTGGACGCAGCTCTACAACATGAAGTCCGTTCCCACGCACCTCATCGTCGTCGGCTCGGGTGTCACGGGCGCCGAGTTCGCCTCGGCCTACATGAACCTCGGCGCCAAGGTGACACTCGTCTCGAGCCGCGACCAGGTGCTTCCCGGGGAGGATCAGGATGCCGCGGCCGTCCTCGAACGCGTGTTCCAGCGCGGCGGTATGACGCTGCTGGCGAAGGCTCGTGCCGATTCGGTCGTGAACACCGGTGACGGTGTCACCGTGACCCTCGCGGACGGCCGCACGATCGAGGGCAGCCACTGCCTCATGGCGGTCGGCTCGATCCCGAACACCGCGGGGATCGGCCTCGCGGAGGCGGGGGTGCAGATGACCTCGTCCGGGCACATCCGCGTCAACCGCGTCGCGCGCACCTCGGTGCCGAACATCTACGCGGCCGGCGACTGCACGAACTTCTTCCCCCTGGCATCCGTGGCGTCCATGCAGGGCCGTCAGGCGATCTTCCACGCGCTCGGTGACATCGTGATCCCGCTCGAGACGCGCCGGATCACGGCGAACATCTTCACCGCGCCCGAGATCGCGACGGTGGGGTTCAGCGAGCAGGACGTCGTCGACGGCAAGATCGCCGGCGTCGTGAAGAAGCTGCCGTTGTCGGCGAACCCCCGCGCGAAGATGCAGGGCATCACCGACGGGTTCGTGAAGCTCATCGCCCGCAAGGGCAGCGGCACCGTCATGGGCGGCGTCATCGTCGGACCGAAGGCATCCGAGCTCATCTACCCCTTGGCGATCGCGGTCGAACGCCGGCTGACCGTCGACCAGGTCGCCCGCGTCTTCGCGGTCTACCCCTCGCTCACGTCGAGCATCACCGACGCGGCGCGCGCGATGCACATCGTCGACCGCGACGATCCCGGCGAGGACTGA